From a single Osmerus mordax isolate fOsmMor3 chromosome 6, fOsmMor3.pri, whole genome shotgun sequence genomic region:
- the pbxip1b gene encoding pre-B-cell leukemia homeobox interacting protein 1b isoform X3 — protein sequence MSDSSSANSNSWTLLATEENVAETLRPVAEGIENHTDVLGPATLELTGEMGDGKGAVPAERERSEESWQASQEVTGSQEVDLERVEDTISHVQHNTSDATDIPNLTPNPAHDPNLTPNPVGDVPSSSSVEVTNPDPAHDSHMTPDPTSVTNDHLPSSLEIPVPSNPDLDTASQLAGSSESQAPPSPDPDSFSESYTHISPSAEEGSGFLLTETLGAEEEAELIQEGEAVHQLNGEELGQEEEESELSQRVTEDGKQAVPSGVGEEWAGDGREESSEVRRRRRGSLLAALERIGRRDEEEEEEDLRLPQREEEETGFSLNKCILGAIILLGLGTIFFSGVFMDLDEEGEYDVREMRDAEVTGKHEWLNPEVPPPPVDVDNPELLNKPSEENLHVSVLQAQLQAQKEELKVAQGQAAEGEKERVRREEVEKENASDTTSPPGSPAAAPPPGPEEDGSLNTDRPAEEEVRTLREGEGKEKKKKKDWMAGNEWKKEEPGQGKRGKEGWKEQGEKKLREGGKKDWKPEKEWKKGKRDKESDGQGGKKMEKKEWKGKEEKTGEWKKERESRGDEGKPWKNREERKEGRGKSERKDWKKGENMGEGKEWKGKSEKKEKKEGKRYVDGNEGKGGEEWRHQKDWGKRHKDKGEKKQWKGDKDWKKKDGGREWKGEETRPWQGKEKEGPREGDRKKERRGETWRQEGGSHHRGKDEHKHDKHEKSHHGFTEREGGKKELWHGPGEKSPPPTHRKPPLEQPNYWLLQRERLQHNPSPQAKCTSVETCAQAEGLLPVPLPEFEALLLGYLAKAERVGVEASRREELRKLATEFFKDGVFAHDQMSFRDFVEDLGEILEDMVDGEEDEDEDEEEGGIEGEMDGFDDEAMKKFAVPGGGEKVEKKRGERMKEAGRGHG from the exons ATGTCTGACAGCAGCAGTGCCAATAGCAACAGCTGGACCCTCCTTGCAACAGAG gagaatGTTGCTGAAACCCTGAGGCCTGTAGCAGAGGGAATAGAGAACCATACAGACGTACTTGGTCCTGCTACATTGGAGCTTACAG gagagatgggagatggGAAGGGTGCTGTGCctgcggagagggagaggtctgAGGAGAGCTGGCAG GcatcacaggaagtgacaggatCACAGGAAGTAGATCTTGAGAGAGTGGAGGATACTATCTCTCATGTGCAGCACAACACCTCTGATGCTACCGACATCCCCAACCTGACTCCTAACCCTGCCCACGACCCCAACCTGACCCCTAACCCTGTCGGTGAtgtgccctcctcttcctctgtagAAGTAACAAACCCTGACCCTGCCCACGACTCccacatgacccctgacccaacCTCTGTCACCAACGACCACCTTCCCTCCTCATTAGAAATCCCTGTCCCCTCCAACCCTGATCTCGACACTGCCAGCCAATTAGCAGGCTCCTCTGAGAGCCAAGCCCCTCCCAGCCCTGACCCTGATTCGTTCTCTGAATCCTACACCCATATCAGCCCGTCTGCGGAAGAGGGCTCTGGATTCCTGCTCACTGAGACCCtgggagcagaggaagaggcGGAGCTTATACAGGAAGGAGAAGCTGTCCATCAGCTTAACGGGGAGGAGCTtgggcaggaagaggaagagtctGAGCTGTCTCAGAGGGTGACTGAGGACGGGAAACAGGCAG TACCATCTGGAGTCGGGGAGGAGTGGGCAGGTGACGGGAGGGAGGAGTCGtctgaggtgaggaggaggaggaggggctctcTGCTGGCAGCCCTGGAGCGGATCGGAcggagggatgaggaagaggaggaggaagacctcCGTCTCcctcagagggaggaggaggagacaggcttCTCTCTGAACAAGTGCATCCTGGGAGCCATCATCTTGCTAGGTCTCGGAACTATCTTCTTCTCAG GTGTCTTCATGGACCTGGATGAGg AGGGAGAGTATGAtgtcagagagatgagagacgcAGAGGTCACCGGAAAACAT GAATGGTTGAACCCTGAGGTCCCTCCTCCGCCTGTAGATGTTGACAACCCAGAGCTCCTGAATAAACCATCTGAAGAGAACCTGCACGTGTCCGTGCTGCAAGCCCAACTTCAG GCACAGAAAGAGGAGCTAAAAGTAGCCCAGGGACAAGCAgccgagggagagaaggagcgcgtcaggagggaggaggtggagaaggagaatg CCAGTGACACCACCTCACCGCCAGGCTCTCCTGCTGCAGCGCCCCCCCCTGGCCCGGAGGAGGACGGCAGCCTGAACACAGACAGGCCtgcagaggaggaggtcaggaccttgagggagggagaggggaaggagaagaagaagaagaaagactgGATGGCAGGAAATGAGTGGAAGAAGGAAGAGCCTGGGCAGGGAAAACgaggaaaggaaggatggaaggagcagggggagaaaAAACTGAGGGAAGGTGGGAAAAAAGACTGGAAACCTGAAAAGGAGTGGAAAAAAGGAAAGCGTGATAAGGAGAGTGACGGTCAGGGTGGGAAGAAAATGGAGAAGAAAGAGTGGAAAGGGAAAGAAGAGAAAACAGGGgagtggaagaaagagagagaaagcagaggggatgaggggaagcCATGGAagaacagggaggagaggaaggaagggagaggaaagagtgagagaaaagactGGAAGAAGGGCGAGAACATGGGTGAggggaaggagtggaagggcaaaagtgagaaaaaagaaaagaaagaagggaaACGGTATGTTGACGGGaatgaggggaagggaggagaagagtggaGACACCAGAAGGACTGGGGGAAAAGACACAAGgacaaaggagagaaaaaacagtGGAAGGGCGACAAAGATTGGAAAAAGAAAGACGGCGGTAGAGAATGGAAGGGTGAGGAGACGAGACCTTGgcaagggaaagagaaggaggggcccagagagggagacaggaagaaggagagacggggggagacctggagacaggagggaggaagtcACCACAGAGGCAAAGACGAGCACAAACACGACAAGCATGAGAAGAGCCACCATGgcttcacagagagagagggagggaagaaggagcTGTGGCACGGCCCTGGGGAGAAAAGCCCGCCTCCCACCCACCGCAAACCCCCCCTGGAGCAACCCAACTACTGGCTCCTGCAGCGAGAACGCCTTCAGCACAACCCCAGCCCTCAAGCCAAGTGCACCTCAGTGGAGACCTGCGCCCAGGCTGAGGGGCTGCTCCCGGTTCCCTTGCCAGAGTTTGAGGCCCTTCTCCTGGGTTACCTGGCCAaggcagagagggtgggggtggaggcctCCAGGAGAGAAGAGCTGAGGAAGCTGGCCACGGAATTCTTCAAGGACGGAGTGTTCGCCCACGACCAGATGAGCTTCCGGGATTTTGTGGAGGATCTGGGAGAAATCTTGGAAGatatggtggatggagaggaggatgaggatgaggatgaagaagagggggggatagagggagagatggatgggttTGATGATGAGGCTATGAAGAAGTTTGCAGtgccaggtggaggagagaaagtggagaaaaagagaggcgagaggatgaaggaggctGGAAGAGGTCACGGGTGA
- the pbxip1b gene encoding pre-B-cell leukemia homeobox interacting protein 1b isoform X2, giving the protein MSDSSSANSNSWTLLATEENVAETLRPVAEGIENHTDVLGPATLELTGEMGDGKGAVPAERERSEESWQASQEVTGSQEVDLERVEDTISHVQHNTSDATDIPNLTPNPAHDPNLTPNPVGDVPSSSSVEVTNPDPAHDSHMTPDPTSVTNDHLPSSLEIPVPSNPDLDTASQLAGSSESQAPPSPDPDSFSESYTHISPSAEEGSGFLLTETLGAEEEAELIQEGEAVHQLNGEELGQEEEESELSQRVTEDGKQAVPSGVGEEWAGDGREESSEVRRRRRGSLLAALERIGRRDEEEEEEDLRLPQREEEETGFSLNKCILGAIILLGLGTIFFSEGEYDVREMRDAEVTGKHEWLNPEVPPPPVDVDNPELLNKPSEENLHVSVLQAQLQAQKEELKVAQGQAAEGEKERVRREEVEKENGRLKKDTLSLPVLLKENEKMKRDLASVPALQREVERLRATVTELKHIPASDTTSPPGSPAAAPPPGPEEDGSLNTDRPAEEEVRTLREGEGKEKKKKKDWMAGNEWKKEEPGQGKRGKEGWKEQGEKKLREGGKKDWKPEKEWKKGKRDKESDGQGGKKMEKKEWKGKEEKTGEWKKERESRGDEGKPWKNREERKEGRGKSERKDWKKGENMGEGKEWKGKSEKKEKKEGKRYVDGNEGKGGEEWRHQKDWGKRHKDKGEKKQWKGDKDWKKKDGGREWKGEETRPWQGKEKEGPREGDRKKERRGETWRQEGGSHHRGKDEHKHDKHEKSHHGFTEREGGKKELWHGPGEKSPPPTHRKPPLEQPNYWLLQRERLQHNPSPQAKCTSVETCAQAEGLLPVPLPEFEALLLGYLAKAERVGVEASRREELRKLATEFFKDGVFAHDQMSFRDFVEDLGEILEDMVDGEEDEDEDEEEGGIEGEMDGFDDEAMKKFAVPGGGEKVEKKRGERMKEAGRGHG; this is encoded by the exons ATGTCTGACAGCAGCAGTGCCAATAGCAACAGCTGGACCCTCCTTGCAACAGAG gagaatGTTGCTGAAACCCTGAGGCCTGTAGCAGAGGGAATAGAGAACCATACAGACGTACTTGGTCCTGCTACATTGGAGCTTACAG gagagatgggagatggGAAGGGTGCTGTGCctgcggagagggagaggtctgAGGAGAGCTGGCAG GcatcacaggaagtgacaggatCACAGGAAGTAGATCTTGAGAGAGTGGAGGATACTATCTCTCATGTGCAGCACAACACCTCTGATGCTACCGACATCCCCAACCTGACTCCTAACCCTGCCCACGACCCCAACCTGACCCCTAACCCTGTCGGTGAtgtgccctcctcttcctctgtagAAGTAACAAACCCTGACCCTGCCCACGACTCccacatgacccctgacccaacCTCTGTCACCAACGACCACCTTCCCTCCTCATTAGAAATCCCTGTCCCCTCCAACCCTGATCTCGACACTGCCAGCCAATTAGCAGGCTCCTCTGAGAGCCAAGCCCCTCCCAGCCCTGACCCTGATTCGTTCTCTGAATCCTACACCCATATCAGCCCGTCTGCGGAAGAGGGCTCTGGATTCCTGCTCACTGAGACCCtgggagcagaggaagaggcGGAGCTTATACAGGAAGGAGAAGCTGTCCATCAGCTTAACGGGGAGGAGCTtgggcaggaagaggaagagtctGAGCTGTCTCAGAGGGTGACTGAGGACGGGAAACAGGCAG TACCATCTGGAGTCGGGGAGGAGTGGGCAGGTGACGGGAGGGAGGAGTCGtctgaggtgaggaggaggaggaggggctctcTGCTGGCAGCCCTGGAGCGGATCGGAcggagggatgaggaagaggaggaggaagacctcCGTCTCcctcagagggaggaggaggagacaggcttCTCTCTGAACAAGTGCATCCTGGGAGCCATCATCTTGCTAGGTCTCGGAACTATCTTCTTCTCAG AGGGAGAGTATGAtgtcagagagatgagagacgcAGAGGTCACCGGAAAACAT GAATGGTTGAACCCTGAGGTCCCTCCTCCGCCTGTAGATGTTGACAACCCAGAGCTCCTGAATAAACCATCTGAAGAGAACCTGCACGTGTCCGTGCTGCAAGCCCAACTTCAG GCACAGAAAGAGGAGCTAAAAGTAGCCCAGGGACAAGCAgccgagggagagaaggagcgcgtcaggagggaggaggtggagaaggagaatggTAGGCTGAAGAAAGACACGTTGTCTCTCCCTGTGCTTCTGAAAGAGAACGAGAAGATGAAGAGAGACCTGGCCTCTGTTCCCGCCCTACAGAGAGAAGTAGAAAGACTCAGAGCCACAGTGACTGAACTAAAACACATCCCAg CCAGTGACACCACCTCACCGCCAGGCTCTCCTGCTGCAGCGCCCCCCCCTGGCCCGGAGGAGGACGGCAGCCTGAACACAGACAGGCCtgcagaggaggaggtcaggaccttgagggagggagaggggaaggagaagaagaagaagaaagactgGATGGCAGGAAATGAGTGGAAGAAGGAAGAGCCTGGGCAGGGAAAACgaggaaaggaaggatggaaggagcagggggagaaaAAACTGAGGGAAGGTGGGAAAAAAGACTGGAAACCTGAAAAGGAGTGGAAAAAAGGAAAGCGTGATAAGGAGAGTGACGGTCAGGGTGGGAAGAAAATGGAGAAGAAAGAGTGGAAAGGGAAAGAAGAGAAAACAGGGgagtggaagaaagagagagaaagcagaggggatgaggggaagcCATGGAagaacagggaggagaggaaggaagggagaggaaagagtgagagaaaagactGGAAGAAGGGCGAGAACATGGGTGAggggaaggagtggaagggcaaaagtgagaaaaaagaaaagaaagaagggaaACGGTATGTTGACGGGaatgaggggaagggaggagaagagtggaGACACCAGAAGGACTGGGGGAAAAGACACAAGgacaaaggagagaaaaaacagtGGAAGGGCGACAAAGATTGGAAAAAGAAAGACGGCGGTAGAGAATGGAAGGGTGAGGAGACGAGACCTTGgcaagggaaagagaaggaggggcccagagagggagacaggaagaaggagagacggggggagacctggagacaggagggaggaagtcACCACAGAGGCAAAGACGAGCACAAACACGACAAGCATGAGAAGAGCCACCATGgcttcacagagagagagggagggaagaaggagcTGTGGCACGGCCCTGGGGAGAAAAGCCCGCCTCCCACCCACCGCAAACCCCCCCTGGAGCAACCCAACTACTGGCTCCTGCAGCGAGAACGCCTTCAGCACAACCCCAGCCCTCAAGCCAAGTGCACCTCAGTGGAGACCTGCGCCCAGGCTGAGGGGCTGCTCCCGGTTCCCTTGCCAGAGTTTGAGGCCCTTCTCCTGGGTTACCTGGCCAaggcagagagggtgggggtggaggcctCCAGGAGAGAAGAGCTGAGGAAGCTGGCCACGGAATTCTTCAAGGACGGAGTGTTCGCCCACGACCAGATGAGCTTCCGGGATTTTGTGGAGGATCTGGGAGAAATCTTGGAAGatatggtggatggagaggaggatgaggatgaggatgaagaagagggggggatagagggagagatggatgggttTGATGATGAGGCTATGAAGAAGTTTGCAGtgccaggtggaggagagaaagtggagaaaaagagaggcgagaggatgaaggaggctGGAAGAGGTCACGGGTGA
- the pbxip1b gene encoding pre-B-cell leukemia homeobox interacting protein 1b isoform X1, which yields MSDSSSANSNSWTLLATEENVAETLRPVAEGIENHTDVLGPATLELTGEMGDGKGAVPAERERSEESWQASQEVTGSQEVDLERVEDTISHVQHNTSDATDIPNLTPNPAHDPNLTPNPVGDVPSSSSVEVTNPDPAHDSHMTPDPTSVTNDHLPSSLEIPVPSNPDLDTASQLAGSSESQAPPSPDPDSFSESYTHISPSAEEGSGFLLTETLGAEEEAELIQEGEAVHQLNGEELGQEEEESELSQRVTEDGKQAVPSGVGEEWAGDGREESSEVRRRRRGSLLAALERIGRRDEEEEEEDLRLPQREEEETGFSLNKCILGAIILLGLGTIFFSGVFMDLDEEGEYDVREMRDAEVTGKHEWLNPEVPPPPVDVDNPELLNKPSEENLHVSVLQAQLQAQKEELKVAQGQAAEGEKERVRREEVEKENGRLKKDTLSLPVLLKENEKMKRDLASVPALQREVERLRATVTELKHIPASDTTSPPGSPAAAPPPGPEEDGSLNTDRPAEEEVRTLREGEGKEKKKKKDWMAGNEWKKEEPGQGKRGKEGWKEQGEKKLREGGKKDWKPEKEWKKGKRDKESDGQGGKKMEKKEWKGKEEKTGEWKKERESRGDEGKPWKNREERKEGRGKSERKDWKKGENMGEGKEWKGKSEKKEKKEGKRYVDGNEGKGGEEWRHQKDWGKRHKDKGEKKQWKGDKDWKKKDGGREWKGEETRPWQGKEKEGPREGDRKKERRGETWRQEGGSHHRGKDEHKHDKHEKSHHGFTEREGGKKELWHGPGEKSPPPTHRKPPLEQPNYWLLQRERLQHNPSPQAKCTSVETCAQAEGLLPVPLPEFEALLLGYLAKAERVGVEASRREELRKLATEFFKDGVFAHDQMSFRDFVEDLGEILEDMVDGEEDEDEDEEEGGIEGEMDGFDDEAMKKFAVPGGGEKVEKKRGERMKEAGRGHG from the exons ATGTCTGACAGCAGCAGTGCCAATAGCAACAGCTGGACCCTCCTTGCAACAGAG gagaatGTTGCTGAAACCCTGAGGCCTGTAGCAGAGGGAATAGAGAACCATACAGACGTACTTGGTCCTGCTACATTGGAGCTTACAG gagagatgggagatggGAAGGGTGCTGTGCctgcggagagggagaggtctgAGGAGAGCTGGCAG GcatcacaggaagtgacaggatCACAGGAAGTAGATCTTGAGAGAGTGGAGGATACTATCTCTCATGTGCAGCACAACACCTCTGATGCTACCGACATCCCCAACCTGACTCCTAACCCTGCCCACGACCCCAACCTGACCCCTAACCCTGTCGGTGAtgtgccctcctcttcctctgtagAAGTAACAAACCCTGACCCTGCCCACGACTCccacatgacccctgacccaacCTCTGTCACCAACGACCACCTTCCCTCCTCATTAGAAATCCCTGTCCCCTCCAACCCTGATCTCGACACTGCCAGCCAATTAGCAGGCTCCTCTGAGAGCCAAGCCCCTCCCAGCCCTGACCCTGATTCGTTCTCTGAATCCTACACCCATATCAGCCCGTCTGCGGAAGAGGGCTCTGGATTCCTGCTCACTGAGACCCtgggagcagaggaagaggcGGAGCTTATACAGGAAGGAGAAGCTGTCCATCAGCTTAACGGGGAGGAGCTtgggcaggaagaggaagagtctGAGCTGTCTCAGAGGGTGACTGAGGACGGGAAACAGGCAG TACCATCTGGAGTCGGGGAGGAGTGGGCAGGTGACGGGAGGGAGGAGTCGtctgaggtgaggaggaggaggaggggctctcTGCTGGCAGCCCTGGAGCGGATCGGAcggagggatgaggaagaggaggaggaagacctcCGTCTCcctcagagggaggaggaggagacaggcttCTCTCTGAACAAGTGCATCCTGGGAGCCATCATCTTGCTAGGTCTCGGAACTATCTTCTTCTCAG GTGTCTTCATGGACCTGGATGAGg AGGGAGAGTATGAtgtcagagagatgagagacgcAGAGGTCACCGGAAAACAT GAATGGTTGAACCCTGAGGTCCCTCCTCCGCCTGTAGATGTTGACAACCCAGAGCTCCTGAATAAACCATCTGAAGAGAACCTGCACGTGTCCGTGCTGCAAGCCCAACTTCAG GCACAGAAAGAGGAGCTAAAAGTAGCCCAGGGACAAGCAgccgagggagagaaggagcgcgtcaggagggaggaggtggagaaggagaatggTAGGCTGAAGAAAGACACGTTGTCTCTCCCTGTGCTTCTGAAAGAGAACGAGAAGATGAAGAGAGACCTGGCCTCTGTTCCCGCCCTACAGAGAGAAGTAGAAAGACTCAGAGCCACAGTGACTGAACTAAAACACATCCCAg CCAGTGACACCACCTCACCGCCAGGCTCTCCTGCTGCAGCGCCCCCCCCTGGCCCGGAGGAGGACGGCAGCCTGAACACAGACAGGCCtgcagaggaggaggtcaggaccttgagggagggagaggggaaggagaagaagaagaagaaagactgGATGGCAGGAAATGAGTGGAAGAAGGAAGAGCCTGGGCAGGGAAAACgaggaaaggaaggatggaaggagcagggggagaaaAAACTGAGGGAAGGTGGGAAAAAAGACTGGAAACCTGAAAAGGAGTGGAAAAAAGGAAAGCGTGATAAGGAGAGTGACGGTCAGGGTGGGAAGAAAATGGAGAAGAAAGAGTGGAAAGGGAAAGAAGAGAAAACAGGGgagtggaagaaagagagagaaagcagaggggatgaggggaagcCATGGAagaacagggaggagaggaaggaagggagaggaaagagtgagagaaaagactGGAAGAAGGGCGAGAACATGGGTGAggggaaggagtggaagggcaaaagtgagaaaaaagaaaagaaagaagggaaACGGTATGTTGACGGGaatgaggggaagggaggagaagagtggaGACACCAGAAGGACTGGGGGAAAAGACACAAGgacaaaggagagaaaaaacagtGGAAGGGCGACAAAGATTGGAAAAAGAAAGACGGCGGTAGAGAATGGAAGGGTGAGGAGACGAGACCTTGgcaagggaaagagaaggaggggcccagagagggagacaggaagaaggagagacggggggagacctggagacaggagggaggaagtcACCACAGAGGCAAAGACGAGCACAAACACGACAAGCATGAGAAGAGCCACCATGgcttcacagagagagagggagggaagaaggagcTGTGGCACGGCCCTGGGGAGAAAAGCCCGCCTCCCACCCACCGCAAACCCCCCCTGGAGCAACCCAACTACTGGCTCCTGCAGCGAGAACGCCTTCAGCACAACCCCAGCCCTCAAGCCAAGTGCACCTCAGTGGAGACCTGCGCCCAGGCTGAGGGGCTGCTCCCGGTTCCCTTGCCAGAGTTTGAGGCCCTTCTCCTGGGTTACCTGGCCAaggcagagagggtgggggtggaggcctCCAGGAGAGAAGAGCTGAGGAAGCTGGCCACGGAATTCTTCAAGGACGGAGTGTTCGCCCACGACCAGATGAGCTTCCGGGATTTTGTGGAGGATCTGGGAGAAATCTTGGAAGatatggtggatggagaggaggatgaggatgaggatgaagaagagggggggatagagggagagatggatgggttTGATGATGAGGCTATGAAGAAGTTTGCAGtgccaggtggaggagagaaagtggagaaaaagagaggcgagaggatgaaggaggctGGAAGAGGTCACGGGTGA